The following are encoded together in the Neofelis nebulosa isolate mNeoNeb1 chromosome 9, mNeoNeb1.pri, whole genome shotgun sequence genome:
- the LOC131484835 gene encoding ADP-ribosylation factor-like protein 5A — translation MGILFTRKWRLFDHQRHRVIIVGLDNAGKTTVLYQFSMNEVVHASPTIGSNVEEIVINHTCFLMWDIGGQESLRSSWNTYYTNTEFVIVVVDGTDRERISVTREELYKMLAHEDIRKAGLLIFASKQDVKECMTVAEISQFLKLTSIKDHQWHIQACYALTGEGLCQGLEWMMSRFKIRSLLTSSHRLCINQVLDFI, via the coding sequence ATGGGAATTCTCTTCACCAGGAAATGGAGACTGTTCGATCACCAGAGGCACAGAGTTATCATTGTTGGGCTGGATAATGCAGGGAAAACTACCGTCCTTTACCAATTTTCTATGAATGAAGTTGTACATGCATCACCTACAATTGGAAGTAATGTAGAAGAAATAGTGATTAATCATACGTGTTTCTTAATGTGGGATATTGGTGGACAAGAATCTCTTCGTTCTTCCTGGAACACATACTATACTAACACAGAGTTTGTAATTGTTGTTGTGGACGgtacagacagagaaagaatttctGTAACTAGAGAAGAATTGTATAAAATGTTAGCCCATGAGGACATAAGGAAAGCTGGATTGCTGATTTTTGCTAGTAAACAAGATGTTAAAGAATGCATGACTGTAGCAGAAATCTCCCAGTTTTTGAAATTAACTTCTATTAAAGATCACCAGTGGCATATCCAAGCATGCTATGCTCTTACTGGAGAGGGATTATGCCAAGGACTTGAATGGATGATGTCACGATTTAAGATTAGATCTCTACTGACCTCTTCTCATAGACTTTGTATAAACCAAGTGCTGGACTTTATCTGA